Proteins from a single region of Equus asinus isolate D_3611 breed Donkey chromosome 17, EquAss-T2T_v2, whole genome shotgun sequence:
- the LOC106832663 gene encoding olfactory receptor 5M8 translates to MRRNFTSVTEFILLGLTNSLELQIPLFLLFLAIYMATVAGNLGMIILIQVNARLHTPMYFFLSHLSFVDLCFSSNVTPKMLEIFLSEKKTISYPACLVQCYFFIALVHVEIYILAVMAFDRYVAICNPLLYGSKMSSGVCKSLITVPYVYGVLTGLMETMWTYNLAFCGPNEINHFYCADPPLIKLACSDTYNKEMSMFVVAGCNLSTSLLFILISYLYIFPSILKIHSTEGRHKAVSTCGSHLTAVTIFYATLFFMYLRPPSKESVEQGKMVAVFYTSVIPMLNPMIYSLRNKEVKEALTRELLRKNLFS, encoded by the coding sequence ATGAGAAGAAACTTCACCTCAGTGACTGAGTTCATTCTCTTAGGACTGACCAATAGCCTGGAATTGCAGATTCCCCTTTTCCTGCTGTTTCTGGCCATTTACATGGCCACAGTGGCAGGGAATCTTGGCATGATTATACTCATCCAGGTCAATGCCcgtctccacacacccatgtactttttcctgaGCCACTTATCCTTTGTGGATCTGTGTTTCTCTTCCAATGTGACTCCAAAGATGCTGGAGATTTTCTTATCAGAGAAGAAAACCATTTCCTATCCTGCTTGTCTGGTGCAGTGTTACTTTTTTATTGCTTTGGTCCATGTGGAGATCTATATCCTGGCTGTGATGGCCTTTGATCGGTACGTTGCCATCTGCAACCCTCTGCTTTATGGCAGCAAAATGTCCAGTGGTGTGTGCAAATCCCTCATCACGGTGCCTTATGTGTATGGAGTGCTCACTGGCCTGATGGAGACCATGTGGACCTACAACCTAGCCTTCTGCGGCCCCAATGAAATTAATCACTTCTACTGTGCTGACCCACCATTGATTAAGCTGGCTTGTTCTGACACTTACAACAAAGAAATGTCAATGTTTGTTGTGGCTGGATGTAACCTTTCCACTTCTCTCCTCTTCATCCTGATTTCCTACctgtatatttttccttctattcttaagATTCATTCCACAGAAGGCAGGCACAAAGCTGTCTCTACGTGTGGCTCCCATCTGACAGCTGTTACCATATTCTATGCAACTCTTTTCTTCATGTATCTTAGACCTCCCTCAAAGGAATCTGTGGAACAGGGGAAAATGGTTGCTGTATTTTATACCTCAGTAATCCCCATGTTGAACCCCATGATTTACAGCCTtagaaataaagaagtgaaagaagcaTTAACCAGAGAGCTGTTAAggaaaaacttattttcttaa